Part of the Terrisporobacter glycolicus ATCC 14880 = DSM 1288 genome is shown below.
TTTCACTAAGAGGAATATCCGTAGCAAGGATAATTATTATAGAGCCCTTTTCTTTTTCATAATTGTCCATAGTATTTATATTTTTACCCATGTTTTTATTATCCAAAATTAAATCACCTTTTAGACCTAAATTTGTAAGAACTAAGCTACCTACTGTGTATTTTTTATGATCTAGGTCAACAACTCTTGAAGATGAACCTATTCCACCTTTTAATTCATAGCAACTCATACCCATGCCAGCTCCAACGCATCCTTCTTTAAAATCTACAGATGCATTTTCTATAGCTTCTTTAACATGTTCTTCTTTAATATGTAGACCTCTAATATCATTTAAATAGCCATCATTACACTCCATAACCACGGGATTTACTGTTCCTGTAGTTACACCAATATCCTCATTGTTTTTTAACATATATTTAATCAGTGCTGTAGTGCATGTTCCTACACTTAGTGTATTTGTAAGTATTATTGGTGTTTCTAAAGTTCCAAGTTCGTCTATTTGAATAAGTCCAACACTTTTGCCAAATCCATTTATAACATAACTTGCTGCCATTACCTTTTCTTTAAATATATTGTTTTCGTGTGGTAGTATGGCAGTGACACCTGTTTTTATATTTTTAGAATTTAATGTTACATGTCCTACCTTAATACCTTTTACATCTGTAATTAGATTTTTATTACCTTTTTTTATTTTTCCTATTTTTATATTGCTATTTATATCTATCCCCATGAAACCCTCCCTTAATTTATTTCTTTTTATAATTTATATTTGCTAACTTTGCTTGTTTGCATAAATCTTTAACTTGAAGTTTGTACATCTTATTATCCTTTAGAAAGTATGTACCACATTGTCTAAACTCAAAATTAACATTTGCTTTTATGCATTGGTTTCTAACATGAAGTACCCAATCATAATTTAGTGGCCTTGCATTATAGTCTGATTCACCACCTGCTACAACAAGCTCAATATCATCCAAATATTTTTGTATATCTATATTTTCAAGTAAAGGTTGAGCTGTGATGCATTTATGTTTTATAGGTAAATCTTTAAAAATAGATAATTTATAATCTGCATTATTCTGATTTTCTATGGTACAACATACAATTACATTATCATAACCATCATGCCAGTCTTTTGGAATACAATTTTTAAATCTATCTATTCTTTTTGTTAAAAATAAGAATTTTAAATCACTTCTTTCTTTTATCATTTTCCAACATTCATCCCTCCAGGAATCAGCTTCTTCAATTAAAAAATCAGAGGAGAAGCATACATATACTGTACCAGATTTTATTTTATAATTGCCGTTTTTGAATTTTTCTATAGGTTTGTAAAAATCATTAGTTTTGATTATTTCATTAGTATTTATATTTCTTTTATAATCTCCTTTATGAATATAACAATATTTACAGCCATCGCTACATTTTTTACAACCACGCCAAGGATTCCACATAGCCATATAAATTTCCTCCATAAAATACTTATTTATCTTAATTATAATATGAAAAATCCACTAATTTATTAAAACTAATAAATTAGTGGATTTTTCATACTATATTTCTTTTAAGTATTCTATTACTTCATCTATTATCCAATCAGGTGTGGAAGCTCCTGCAGTTACACCTGCTACTTTGAATTTTTCTAACTTACTTTTTTCCAATTCTTCTTTAGTTTCAATGGAAAAAGTAGGTACTATATTCTTACATATATTTACAAGTTTTTGAGTGTTAGAACTATGTTTACCTCCAATAACTATCATACAATCAACTTCTTTTGCCAAATCAGTGGCTGATAGTTGTCTTTCTTTTGTAGCAGAGCAAATTGTATTGTTAACAGTTAAGTCTTTTATTTTACTTTTTAACTTAGAAACAATTTTATCAAAAGATTCTAAGTTAGCAGTTGTTTGGCTAACAACACAGTATTTATTATTATTATCAAATGTTATATTATCAATTTCTTCTTCTTTATTTATTATTATTGCGTTGTTATCACACCAACCGTTAATTCCTATTATTTCTGGATGAGTAGAATTACCAACTATTATAATTTTATAACCTTTATGAGAAAACTCTTTAACAATATCGTGTATTTTTTTTACAAATGGACAAGTTGTATCTACTATATCCATATTTTTTGATTCAGACTCAGTGTATATTTTTTTACCAACACCATGAGATCTGATTATAAGTTTACTTTCACTAGGGATTTTATCTAATGAATCCATCTCCATTAATCCCTTTTCTTTATATCTATCTACGGCTTGTTTATTATGAATAAGGGGACCTAGGGAATATACATTATCACTAGTTTTGTTTTCTAGTTCATCCCAAGCCATGTTCATAGCTCTTTTAACGCCAAAACAAAATCCCGCATTTTTTGCTATTCTAACCTCCATAACAAATCTCCTATCTTTTATAATAATTATCTTTAATTACTTCAAGTACATCTCCAGATAATCTTTCATAATCTTCTGCACTTAACTTTTGCTTATAATATTCTTCAAATGAAATTGGTTTATCAATGTAGATTGTTACTTTATTAAATATTTTATAATTTGATATTATTGATATAGGAACTACATTAGCTTTTCCTTTAACAGCAAATAAAGCTAAACCTGCTTTGGCATCACCAAATCCATTTCCTTTTATTCTAGTTCCTTCTGGAAATATACCAACAGCATAACCTTCTTTTAATTTTTTTAGAATGGTCTTTATTGTAGAGATACCTGGATTTTCTCTATCTATAGGTATAACATTTAAATTAGTCAATATTTTACCTAATATTTTATTTTCAAATAATTCCTTTTTTCCTATAGGTGCAACTGTTCTGTTTTTAATAGCGGCTGCTACAAAAATAGGATCTAAATTAGATTTGTGATTAGCTGCTATTATTAAATTTCCTTCATTGGGAATATTTTCTGCCCCAATTACTTCGTATTTGTAAAATACTTTACTATATAATCTAAATAAACTTAAAACAAATTTATAAAAACTCAAATGCATCTCTCCCTTATTTAATTTTATTTAAAACTGATTCAACCACATCGTCTATGCTTTTACCAGTAGTATCTATTTCTATGGCATCTTCTGCTTTAACTAGAGGAGCAAACTCTCTAGAAGAATCTATCTCGTCTCTTTTAATTATATCATCTATTACATCTTGAAGTTTAACTTCAACACCTTTTGCTACTAATTCTTTATATCTTCTAGCTCCTCTTTCTTTTGGTGTAGCTATAAGGAAGAACTTATAATCAGCATTTGGGAAAACATATGAACCTATATCTCTTCCGTCAAGTATTACAGAGTTTCTTGTACCAATTTCTCTTTGTACATCTACCATTAAGTATCTAACTTCTTTTATTTTTGCAACGTTAGATACATTATTAGTTACTTCTATTGTTCTTATTTCTTCGTTTACAACTTTTCCATCTAAGTAGATATTATTCTCCTTAAAGTCTATTTCTGTTTTCTTTGCTAATTCTATTACTTCATTTTCATTTTCTATATTTACTTTATTTTGTAAACATTTTAAAGTTACAGCTCTATACATAGCTCCTGTATCTATGTAGTTTATGTTTAATTTGTCGGCTATTATTTTTGCTATTGTACTTTTTCCAGCTCCTGCTGGTCCATCTATTGCTATTACTAAATTATTCATGCTATTTCTCCTATTTCATTCTTATTTAAAGTATTTTATAAGCTATAAACTTATACCTGCTAAATAACCTGTTGAAAAAGCTATTTGAAGATTATATCCTCCAGTTTCTGCATCTACATCTATTACTTCTCCTGTAAAATATAAGTCTTCTATTATTTTAGACTCCATTGAAGAAGAATTAATTTCTTTAACAGATACACCACCGCTTGTCACCATTGAAACTTGTATTCCTAAAGTTGAATTTGTAGTTAACTTCATATTTTTTATATAATCAATAATTTTATTTTCATTTTCTTTAGTTAATTCATTAGGTTTTGTTTCACTAAGATTTAATAAATCTAAAATTTCTTTTAAAAAGTTAAGTGGTAATATGGATTTTAAGTTGTTTGCAATGTTTTTATTAGGATTTTCTCTTATAATTTTGCTTATTTCTTCTCTAGTTACATCTGGTAAAATGTCAACATTTAGTTCTACAGATTCATTTTCTAAGTTTTTGTTAATATAAGATGATATGATAAGTACTACTGGTCCTGTTATCCCAAAATGAGCAAAGAGCATGTCTCCTCTTTTGCATATTTTTTTCTTTTTAATTTTACATGATATTTCTATATCCTTTAAAGATATACCCTGTAATCTTCTTGTCCAATCTTCTTTAATTTTTAAAGGTGATAAAGCAGGATAAGTATTAGTTACAGTATGACCATGTTTTGATAATATTTTATGCATTGTACCATCAGATCCAGTTTTAGAATGACTTTTTCCACCTGTTGATATTATTACTTTATCTCCAAGGACTTTAGTATTATTGTCTAAAACAACACCTTCTATTTTACTGTTTTCATTTATAATTAAATCCACAACCTTGCTATTATAAAGAACTTTTATATTATTTTCTATTAATAAGTCTTTAAATTTATTGATAAGCTCAGTTGCCTTATCGCTTTTTGTATAAACCTTATAGTCATTATGTTCTTCAACTTTGTACTCAAGATTGCTTTCGTCTAAGAAGCTTAATAAGTCTTCATTGGTAAATGAATAAAGGGCACTGTATAAGAACTTTTTATTAGTCACAACTTTATCGAAAAAGTCTTCAATGTATCTTTTGTTTGTAATATTACATCTTCCACCACCAGTAAGCTTAAGCTTCTTTCCTAGTTCCTCATTTCTCTCTATTAAGGTAACTTCATGAGAGTTTTTAGAGGCTACAAGTGCTGCCATCATTCCTGATGGACCTCCACCTACTACTATTACTTTTGACATTATTTTCTCCTATTCTAATGCACTATTTTCTAGTTTATGATTAGTTTTAATATGGCTTGTATCATTCATTTTTATAACAACTGGGCCATAATCCCTAAATTCAATAACATTTAGTGCAGTATTTCCTTGATTAATTCTATATATATTTTCCATACCTGAATTTAAAACAGAAAGAAGTATTACTCTTGCTGTTACAGAGTGAGTTACAAGTACAATATGTTTACCATCATATTTTTCATTTAACTCATCTAAAAATTTATCTGTTCTTTCTTTTATAATTTGAAGAGTTTCTCCACCCGGTATCTCTGCAAGGTGAGGCTCATTTCTCCAAGTATGATATATGTCTTTATAATCTTCTTGAATTTCTTTTATTAAAAGGCCTTCCCATGCTCCAAAGCCCATTTCTCTAAGACCTGAAGTTTTTATTACATCTAAATCAAATTTATCACTTATTATTTCTGCAGTTTCTACTGCTCTACCAAGATCACTTGAATATATGTAGTCAATAGGATATTTAACCATACTGTCAGCTAGTTCTTTAGCTTGATTAACACCTTTTTCAGTTAATTTTGAATTACCATGACCTTGAGTTTTTCCTTTTATATTCCACTGCGTTTGGCCATGTCTAACTAAATATATAGTATTCGTCATATTGTCCTCCTATAGTTATTTTATTTAGATATTCTCTAAATTTTAATTATATCATAAATAGACAAAAAAGGTTAAAACACTTTTAGTAGTATTTTAACCTTTTTATATACAATTAAATTATATTATTTATTTTCCCACTGTAATTATATCATAAATATAGATATTTTTTTAGACTATGAATATACTTCATTTTGTATATAATTGATATAGTAGATTAAAATAAGTTGATTTGTATAATCAAGGAGGACGTAGAGTGAGTATAAATAGTTATGAATGGAATCTAGAAAATGAATGGTTGGAAAAAGTCCTTAAAGAGACTACAAAACAACTTGATGAAAAACGTGAAGCCAAAGATAGATTACAAATGGAAGCAAAAGAAACACAAAGGGAATTATGGGATGACTTAGGATCTATTTCCATAACAAATGGATTGGATCAAATTTCAGAGTTTGTATCAGCTATGGATACTATGAAAAATCAAAAAAGAAGTCATGAATTCAATAAAAAACTTGAAGAAAAGTATGAAAAAATGCTTGTATCTCCTTATTTCGGACGAATTGATTTTGCTGAAAAAAATGAACTAGATGCTGAAAAGTGTTATATTGGATTATCAAATCTGACAGATGAAGATTTCGATTTTCTTGTATATGACTGGAGAGCACCTATTTCAAGTATGTTTTATGACTATGAAATTGGAGCGTCAAACTATGAATGCCCACAAGGTGTTATCTCTGGAGAAATAACTAGTAAGCGACAATATAAAATCAATAATGGAAAAATTGAGTATATGTTTGACAGTAATTTAAGCATTGATGATGAAATGTTGCAAGAACTGTTAAGCAAAAGTTCTGATGATAAAATGAAAGGTATTGTTACTACTATTCAAAAAGAGCAAAATCAAGTAATACGTAATGAAGATTATAAAAATTTAGTAGTTCAAGGAGCTGCTGGTAGTGGAAAAACATCTGTAGCACTTCATAGAATTGCATATTTACTATATAAACATAGAGATAAAATAACATGTGAAAATATAATCATATTTTCACCAAATAACATTTTTAATGACTATATCTCAAATGTATTGCCCCAACTTGGTGAAGAAAATATGTACCAAACCACATTTAAAGATTATATGCATGAAAAACTAGGTAATAGATTTAAAAAAGAAACACCTGCTGAGATGATGGAATATATACTTGGTTGTAATAAAAATTCATCTTACAAAAATAGAATTAAAAATATTAATTTTAAAACCTCAGTTGAATTTGTTCATATTTTAAAAGAATATGTAAATCATTTAGAAACAAGTAAAAGACATTTTGAAGATATTATTGTAAGAGGAAAATTAATAATTTCAGCACAGGAAATACAAAATCTATTTTTAAAAGACTTTGCTAATAGACCAATAAAGAAAAGATTAGAAAGAATAAAATCAAGAATATTATTCCTTATGGAACCTTATGAAGATGCTTGGAGAAAAGAAATATATGAAGAGCTGGCTTCTTCTGGATATTATCTAGACAAGCAGGAGATGAAAGAAAAAAGTAGTGAAACTGTAAGAAAACACTTAAAAGATGTTTATGAGAAGATTTCAAGAATGACATATTTTAATCCTGTTAGTATTTATAGAAATCTATTTAAGTATTCAAATAAATCTTTAAATAAATTAAGTTATAAATATGATAGCGATTTTATAAATCATATAAAAACTTACACAATGGATAATTTAAATGTAAATAATCTTTACTATGAAGATCAAGTTGCTCTTTTATACTTAAAAGTTGTACTTGGGGATATTCCGATTACCTCACAAATTAAATATGTAATTATAGATGAAGCTCAGGACTATACTCCACTGCAATATGAAATATTTTATCAACTTTTCAAATCTGCAAAAATGACTATACTTGGAGATATAAATCAATCAATTAATTCATTTATGAACATAGGAAGTTATAATAATATTTATAATATATCAAAGGACGATACTTGTATAATAAACTTAACAAAAACTTATCGTTCAACAGAGGAAATTACTAAATTCTCAAGAAAACTTCTACGAGAAAATCTAAGTGATGGATATGTGGGAAGACATGGTGATGAGCCTAGTGTTATTAATTTTGACAATGAAGATAATATGAATAAAAAACTTATTGAAGAGATAAATAATTACAAAGAAAAGAATTATGAATCTATTGGTATTATCACAAAAACAGCAAGCCAAACTGAAGATTTGTATGAATTATTAAAATCAAATGATATAGATGTAAGTTCTATAACAAAAGATGATGATAGTTTCACTAATGGTATAGTAGTAATACCTTCCTATCTGGCTAAAGGTCTTGAGTTTGATGTGGTATTTCTATATGATGTAAGTAATAAAAATTATAACAGTGAAGATGAAAGATTGCTTCTGTATACTTGCTGTACAAGAGCTCTTCATGTATTAAACTTATATTATGTAGGAGAAGTTACTTCTTTATTAGAATAATAAATTTTAAATTAAAAACCTATATCATAGATATTAATCACTATGATATAGGTTTTCATATATTTCTATATATTAATTATAATCTGGGACATAGACATCATCTTCAAACATTGGGTGGTCATAGTTATCTATAAAAAAGGGCAATATACTTTAGTATTATCGCCCTATCATTTAAAACTTCATTAACTTTTCAACTAATAGATTTAATTTACATATCCTTTATGATGTTTAAATCCATATTCTAGCATTAATTCATCTTCTAAGTATTTATATCCTCTACAATGTATATCAGACACACCATTTTTAATTAAATCATATGTATTAGATTTATAAAAATAATCCAAGCTTTCTTCTAAGTCCTTGCCTGTTTGTTTGGAAAATTCAATTATTATCTTTGTGTACATCTTTTGAAGTAATACTTTATTCGCTTCCATTATCTATCACCCCGCATAAGTTAAACTTTAAATATATAGCAAGTTCTTGACATAAACTGTCAAGAACTGCATCCCTAGGGGAAACTCTGAGACACGCAGTGGCTAAGTTGCTAGTTGTTCCTTGACAATAATATTTGTTAAATTGTTTTCCTAATTAATCCATGAACTCTTTAAGCTATTTATATAAAAATATTAACAATAGAAATTATCAACACAACTCCTAAGCCAATATAAATATTTTTTAAATGCTTATTGTAGGCTTCCTCCATTGAGCTCATCTTCTTATTCAAACTTTCTATAATTTCATCCTTTAAATTATTCAAAGATTCATCTAACTTATCGTTGTAATCACTTTTATTTATTTCTATCTGATCTTTCAAACTTGATACTACTTTATATAATTCATCAATATTATTATTTGTATTTCTGATATCTTCTTTAAATAATTTATCATTCTCATTTAACTCCCTTAAGCTAGCAATGATATTTATAATATCATTGGACAAGTTAATTGTATTACTATTTAATTTATCAATATGTAATCTTATATTTTCTAGTTTTTCTTCATAATTTGTATTTTCTAAATTATTTTTTATATTTTTACTAGCATCTTTTAGATATGATTTAGCTTTGTCCATATCATCAAATACCTTTTCATATTTTAAACTTGTATTGCTTACTTTTGCATAAAGATTATCTATATGTGTATATAAATCTATTGCAGAGTTAAGTTCTTCACTTTGTTTTTCTAGTTGATCTATCACTTCTACTAATTTTCTAGCTTCTGACATTGTATCCTCCCCAATATGTTCTTTAATCTTGCGTTATTTTCTTCAATCATTAGCTTTAAGCTATGATTATCTTCTAAAGCTTCGTGTATCTTTAGTTTATCTTTATAGTTATCACATAATATTTTACTTAAATGTATTTTGTTTTCTTCAGTTAGACTATCACCTATTTTCAAACAAAAATCTAAAATTTCATTTCTGCTGTAATCATCATATTCGCAAATTTGATTAAAAGCTGATTCAAGCCTTTGTTTTCCATCTACATTAGTAAACTCATCACATATTAATCTAGTAATTCCACTTATAAAGTTTAGTCCAGTATTATATCTATAACTTTCTAAAAATCTTCCTAGAGTTCCTTTTATATTTTCTATGTAAATTTTACTTTGAATCTCTTTTTTAGGTGTCAATATATCAAACCAGTTATGATATTCTGTAGGATTTTCTGCAATATAATCTAATAAGTATGTATCATCGTCAAATTTAAAATGGTTTTCAATTACCTTTTTAAAAGACTCTCCATCTGTAAAATTTCTACATGTATCAGATATATTTTTTATAGATTGTCTTCTTGTATAAACAATATTATCATAAACCCAAATTAATAATGCTCTAACTTGTCTTTCTATTTCATCAAAATTTTCATCTTCTAGAACTTGTTTCATTTGTAAATTTGTTTTGTTGTGCTTAAAACTGTTTGTAGAATATAGACTTGTATAGTCAAATTCCTTGTTATATTTATGTATATAATTCTCTATAGCTTTTTTTATCTTATCTATATCAAAATCATCAAATAATACTTCAAGTATTCCTTTATTACTGTCCCATAATTCTATAGTCCAGTCATATACTACTCCCATTACACTTAATCTATAAATAGCCTTTTGTACATCTGATAAATTAAATCCTAATTTTTTACACTGAACTTTTTTTGTAACACCAGGTGATGCATAATTATCATATACAGACTTAATTACATGAAACTCATGTTCAATTCCTTTATTATTACTTAACCACAAGAAAAAATTATTCAGGACATCCTTTTGCTCATCATAGGACAAATCTTGCTGTATCTCTCTTAATTCTTCTACAGGAGTATCTAAACTAAAGAATTTATCAATGATATTTTCATCTACAATTTCAGATTCATATAAAACAAAACAATCTGCTTTATTTTTATCTCTACCAGCTCTTCCTGCCTCTTGATATAAAGATTCCAAAGACATAGGAATGCCAAAGTGAATAGTATATCTTACATTTTGTTTATCTATTCCCATACCAAAAGCCTTTGTTGCTACTAATAATGGTATTTTATTATTCTTAAAATTTTCTTGCACTTTATTTTTATGTTCAGTATAAGTTTTGGTATCCATTATAGGTTTGCGATATTTTTCAGGTGATTTACCAGAATAATAATTGGAATTTGCTTTAAACTTACTATTAATCTCTTGAGATATCTGATAACATCCTCGTTTTCCATTTACATTAGGTGTAAATATAATTCCTGCGTTTGTTTCTTCACCGCTTAAATCAAATATATTATTTTTATCATTCAACTCTTTCAATGTATCAAAGAGAATCTTTTTCTTTTCTTTATCCATTTCATTACATCTTATTACTTTAAAATCCAACTCTTCTCTTGTAAAAGAAGTTAAAGTTTTAATATTATAACTATCTATTTCAAATTCTTTTTTTATATCATTTAACACAAAGTTTGATGCTGTAGCTGTTAGTCCTAACAACCTTGATGATGGAGTATAATTTCTAATAGTTCTTACTAAATTTAAATAGGAAGTTCTAAAATCATGTCCCCATTCTGACAAGCAATGTACCTCATCTATAACAGCTAACCCTACAGTACTATACAGATTCAAATCCTCCAAAGATTGCCTAAATACTTTACTTTGGAATCTCTCTGGTGATATAAATATAAATTGATACTTTTCATTTGAAAAAGAGTTTATTATCTCTGCTTTTTCTTCTCCATCCTTATCTCCTGTAATACTAGCCACATTACTTATGTTAACTTTTTTTAAATTTTCCTCTTGATCATATATGAGAGATTTTATAGGACAAACGACAAAACTTATACATGGCTGTAATAAAGCTACTAATTGATAACAAATAGATTTTCCTGAACCTGTTGGTAAAATGCCTACTGTATCCTCTCCTTGCAATGAATTAATTATAATTGGTAACTGACCATCTCTAAATTTATCGTATCCAAATATACTTTTTAGTAAAAACTCTAGTGCTTCTACACATTTTCTATTTTCTTTATCAATTCTATAACATATAGGATCTGTTGTATTAACTTTAAAATAGTTTACCTTATCGAAATAGGCTCCTCTTACATATATTACTTTTTTGTTTATTTCATTTTCATCAGTATATCTTTTGTTAATACTAAAATCTATATTTATATAATCTTGATAATATACAAAATCTTCAACTCTTCTACCCTCTATAATATTAATCTTAGGTCTTTTAAACTCCATATTATTTAAAATACACAAGTTTTCAAACCATGCAAATAAATCTTCTATAGCCAATTCAATAAATCCATATATATCTCTCTGTAAAATATTAATCTTCCACTCTTTATCATCTATATGAATTTTCTCTTTTTGAAGAAGTGATAATAAAGTCAACTGCATCCTTATAATTGCACACGCTTTTAATGATTTTATTTCATTTCCATTATAATCATCTATATTTCTTACATCCTTATAAATCATTAAAACTTTTTCATATTTACTAATGTGATTTAATATTTCATCGATTCTTTCATGAAAAGATTTACTCTTATCGTTAATATCTTTTGTTTTTATTCTAATAGTTCTAATTCCTTGCTCTGCTAAATAATTGTCCCTTTGTGTATCTTGGTATTTTTGTATAGGTTCTTCATGATGGTGTCCATCAATTTCTATAACTAATTTACATCTATGTAAATAAAAATCCACCTTTTGATATATGAATTCTGGATTTTCTTTTTCAACTATATCCTTAATCTCAACTTCTGGTTTTATTAACTTTTGAACAAAAGCATACTCTCCAAAATATAAAGGGATTAATTCTTCAAAAAATACCTTTGCTGGATAGTTATAATTTTCAGAGTCACCTTTTATAGTATTTATCCATCTTGGTGTTTCATCATCTATAAGCCCAAAATACTTCACTTTCTTTAAATCAATGTCACCTAATTTTTCAGTTAAATAACTTGACATCCTTGTTGGGCATCCTCTTTGTAGTATATTTTTTAATACACATATTAATGGATAAAATTTATTGTTTATGTTGTCTTTGCCTTCTATATTTTGTATAACAAAGTTATAATTTGTATACGAATAGGCAGCTGTGTATTTCTCCATATTTCCCCCTATTTCCTCTTTAAATACATTTTTCTATATTTATATAGTATCATAAAAAATTATCTAAACTGCTTTTATATATATTTTTATCATGATTTTAGTTATAGTAACTGTTTATATACTTAATAATATTTGCAAAAAAATAAAAGCTAGCATATACTAGCTTTTATTTTTATAATTATGTTGTATCTATGTACATAGTATTGTCTTCCACCCTTTTTATAAGGAAATCATTACAATGAATATTTAATAGCATGTTCTTTACATAATCTATCAAAACTTCCTTTTATATGCAATTCATTCAAACTATTGTAATATTTCTTCAAAAAACTCAACTGCATATCTACGCTTAATAATGTCATGATGCTTTTGATTATAGTAATTGCATAAACAGCTATAACATGCTGCATCTCCGTTACTGTCTTCACCACAATTACATTGTTTAACAATATTAAGAGACTTTTTAATCATATTGGTTAACTGTATTTCATCTGCTTCACCAATTCTTCTTACATGCCCGGCTCCCCCGGGAACAGTATCAAAAAGAATAAAATTAGTTTCCCAGATTCCACCCTCCAGTTGGTTATAGTGTAAAGTTCCAGATATATCATTTCTTTCAATACCAAGATATTGGCTTACACCCTCTAAAAGAGCATAAACAACTGACAACGCTGTCTCCTTTTCTAAGTATTTATGAACCGAAATATAAGCTACATCAGTTTTGAACTTATGACCAAGTGTCCTGCGATACAGTTTTTTATTAGGACAACGGTTACCAAATGGATTATTATGATAGTCTTTATCTATCATGAAATTTTCGTCACGAAGTTTTTCATTGACAGTGGAGTATCCACAATTGTCACATACAAAGAAGTTAGATGTATTGATTACCACTAGTTCATCATTTGATGTAGACTTGATGCTAATTTTGTAGTTGTTAATCTTTACTTCTTTATACTCATTTTCTATGATTTCGCTTTTATCTCCAATATAGAATATTTCACCTCTGTAAGTCCTTTCTGGTTTTTTTATTGTCGATTTTTTAATTTGAGGGCTAATAATAAATCCATACTCTGGAATAATGAATGTATTGTCCTTTTGAACTGCATCACCACATATTTCACATTTTCCAACAAATCTATTATTATCTTCTGAAATATGACGTTTAATATTTAGATGACCACATTTCTTATTTGAGCAAATACCAAAATCGTATAGATTCCATACTTTGTTTTGTCCAGTAGGTCTCTTTA
Proteins encoded:
- a CDS encoding P1 family peptidase, translating into MGIDINSNIKIGKIKKGNKNLITDVKGIKVGHVTLNSKNIKTGVTAILPHENNIFKEKVMAASYVINGFGKSVGLIQIDELGTLETPIILTNTLSVGTCTTALIKYMLKNNEDIGVTTGTVNPVVMECNDGYLNDIRGLHIKEEHVKEAIENASVDFKEGCVGAGMGMSCYELKGGIGSSSRVVDLDHKKYTVGSLVLTNLGLKGDLILDNKNMGKNINTMDNYEKEKGSIIIILATDIPLSERQLKRVAKRASVSLAKTGSYLGNGSGDIVLAFTTANKVPHYKNSDIISFSMIHDDEIDKIFRAVVESVEESIVSSMLHATTVVGRDGHTRKSINECI
- a CDS encoding DUF5131 family protein encodes the protein MAMWNPWRGCKKCSDGCKYCYIHKGDYKRNINTNEIIKTNDFYKPIEKFKNGNYKIKSGTVYVCFSSDFLIEEADSWRDECWKMIKERSDLKFLFLTKRIDRFKNCIPKDWHDGYDNVIVCCTIENQNNADYKLSIFKDLPIKHKCITAQPLLENIDIQKYLDDIELVVAGGESDYNARPLNYDWVLHVRNQCIKANVNFEFRQCGTYFLKDNKMYKLQVKDLCKQAKLANINYKKK
- a CDS encoding 4-hydroxy-3-methylbut-2-enyl diphosphate reductase, producing the protein MEVRIAKNAGFCFGVKRAMNMAWDELENKTSDNVYSLGPLIHNKQAVDRYKEKGLMEMDSLDKIPSESKLIIRSHGVGKKIYTESESKNMDIVDTTCPFVKKIHDIVKEFSHKGYKIIIVGNSTHPEIIGINGWCDNNAIIINKEEEIDNITFDNNNKYCVVSQTTANLESFDKIVSKLKSKIKDLTVNNTICSATKERQLSATDLAKEVDCMIVIGGKHSSNTQKLVNICKNIVPTFSIETKEELEKSKLEKFKVAGVTAGASTPDWIIDEVIEYLKEI
- a CDS encoding lysophospholipid acyltransferase family protein, whose amino-acid sequence is MSFYKFVLSLFRLYSKVFYKYEVIGAENIPNEGNLIIAANHKSNLDPIFVAAAIKNRTVAPIGKKELFENKILGKILTNLNVIPIDRENPGISTIKTILKKLKEGYAVGIFPEGTRIKGNGFGDAKAGLALFAVKGKANVVPISIISNYKIFNKVTIYIDKPISFEEYYKQKLSAEDYERLSGDVLEVIKDNYYKR
- the cmk gene encoding (d)CMP kinase, which encodes MNNLVIAIDGPAGAGKSTIAKIIADKLNINYIDTGAMYRAVTLKCLQNKVNIENENEVIELAKKTEIDFKENNIYLDGKVVNEEIRTIEVTNNVSNVAKIKEVRYLMVDVQREIGTRNSVILDGRDIGSYVFPNADYKFFLIATPKERGARRYKELVAKGVEVKLQDVIDDIIKRDEIDSSREFAPLVKAEDAIEIDTTGKSIDDVVESVLNKIK
- a CDS encoding NAD(P)/FAD-dependent oxidoreductase, which codes for MSKVIVVGGGPSGMMAALVASKNSHEVTLIERNEELGKKLKLTGGGRCNITNKRYIEDFFDKVVTNKKFLYSALYSFTNEDLLSFLDESNLEYKVEEHNDYKVYTKSDKATELINKFKDLLIENNIKVLYNSKVVDLIINENSKIEGVVLDNNTKVLGDKVIISTGGKSHSKTGSDGTMHKILSKHGHTVTNTYPALSPLKIKEDWTRRLQGISLKDIEISCKIKKKKICKRGDMLFAHFGITGPVVLIISSYINKNLENESVELNVDILPDVTREEISKIIRENPNKNIANNLKSILPLNFLKEILDLLNLSETKPNELTKENENKIIDYIKNMKLTTNSTLGIQVSMVTSGGVSVKEINSSSMESKIIEDLYFTGEVIDVDAETGGYNLQIAFSTGYLAGISL